The Gadus macrocephalus chromosome 20, ASM3116895v1 genome includes a region encoding these proteins:
- the LOC132448212 gene encoding collagen alpha-2(VI) chain-like isoform X1, translating into MMALILAFILLSLLKNALPQDLSERGPRRGDWPDPTLPPAPYPTPPPNKGCEKVVDCPVRLFFTIDTSESISLQESPPGVLVDNIKEFTKLFAERLTDEEYQGGRVRLTWSVGGLHYSQRQVVFSHFSTRQSFIRSLSSISYLGRGTFTDCALGNMTSLMTRHAADQRAALFSVVITDGHVTGSPCGGMRSSAEKARDQGIRVFSVAASRTVDEAGLREIASPPAEVYRDGYIAVDLVDGRPRIMTDTIDRILKVMKHQAYLQCYKDSCLETPGSMGPKGYRGAKGNKGEGGHPGGKGEQGYQGDPGIEGPIGHPGSKGEIGLMGDRGEIGYTGAKGSGGAAGRNGTDGFKGKTGRIGTPGCQGGAGDKGSDGFPGDSGDSGPAGPPGVKGSTGRAGRAGPPGPGGEPGPKGDMGNPGYPGEPGDKGPAGKGGALGLKGETGRRGDSGVKGAPGLGGLKGDKGERGPEGGRGFTGEDGSKGAKGDLGLPGPRGKSGPQGDPGNNGTAGHLGDAGPRGDTGPPGPKGDQGRDGFNYPGPRGPTGDRGDPGRRGPRGSRGDCGAKGAQGNAGGPGDLGEDGTLGQPGSRGHRGDAGPDGGVGPAGDPGLTECDVMSYIRETCGCCDCEKRCGALDIVFVIDSSESVGLANFTLEKHFVINTINRLGSMASDPASLTGTRVGVVQYSHNGTFEVIQLSDPHIDSMGAFKTAVKNLQWIAGGTFTPSALKYAYDHLIRDGRRAGARVNVVVVTDGRFDPRDDDALLPSLCGTAGVEVNAIGVGDMFGQVEDDEILGSITCNRKDRVTGMRRFADLVADDFLTSMETVLCPDPVTVCPDLPCRSESDVARCAMRPVDIVFLLDGSERLGEDNFRQVRAFLQEVAGTLTLAKGKTDRMRARMALVQFGRDAENHTAFRLTHNPALISDGVARMPYLETASSVTPAILHAINNVLSSGGVRQSRRNSELSFVFLTDGVTDTQNLDEALSAMRRAQVVSTVIATGSDVDQDVLVTLAMGDQEAVFKPSDLSEPGFFSRFIQWIC; encoded by the exons ATGATGGCTCTTATTTTAGCGTTTATCCTTTTGAGCCTTCTGAAAAATGCACTTCCACAAGATCTGAGCGAGCGAGGACCGAGACGAGGGGACTGGCCCGACCCGACCCTCCCTCCCGCACCATACCCGACCCCTCCGCCCAATAAAGGTTGTGAGA AGGTGGTGGACTGCCCCGTGCGGCTTTTCTTCACCATCGACACGTCGGAAAGCATCTCCCTGCAGGAGTCGCCCCCCGGGGTGCTGGTGGACAACATCAAGGAGTTCACCAAGCTGTTCGCCGAGCGGCTGACCGACGAGGAGTACCAGGGGGGCCGTGTGCGCCTCACCTGGTCGGTGGGTGGGCTGCACTACTCCCAGAGGCAGGTGGTGTTCAGCCACTTCTCCACCCGGCAGAGCTTCATCCGCAGCCTGAGCAGCATCAGCTACCTGGGCCGGGGCACCTTCACCGACTGCGCCCTGGGCAACATGACCTCGCTGATGACGCGCCACGCCGCGGACCAGAGGGCCGCGCTCTTCTCCGTGGTCATTACCGACGGCCATGTCACCGGGAGCCCGTGCGGCGGCATGAGGAGCAGCGCGGAGAAGGCCCGTGACCAAGGCATCAGGGTGTTCTCGGTGGCAGCCTCGCGGACGGTGGACGAGGCGGGGCTGAGGGAGATCGCCAGCCCCCCCGCTGAGGTGTACCGCGACGGCTACATCGCCGTGGACCTGGTGGACGGCCGGCCCCGCATCATGACCGACACCATCGACCGCATCCTCAAAGTCATG AAACACCAAGCGTATCTGCAG TGCTACAAGGACTCCTGCCTGGAGACGCCTGGCAGCATGGGGCCAAAGGGGTACCGAGGTGCAAAG GGGAACAAGGGAGAAGGGGGTCACCCCGGTGGTAAAGGGGAGCAGGGCTATCAG GGCGATCCTGGAATCGAAGGACCAATTGGTCATCCTGGCTCCAAG GGAGAGATCGGGCTGATGGGAGACAGG GGTGAGATTGGATACACAGGAGCAAAG GGTTCTGGTGGAGCGGCTGGCAGGAATGGGACTGATGGATTCAAA GGCAAGACCGGGCGCATCGGAACCCCTGGCTGCCAGGGAGGGGCCGGGGATAAG GGATCTGATGGTTTCCCTGGTGACTCGGGGGACTCTGGACCTGCAGGCCCACCAGGAGTGAAG GGATCGACAGGCCGAGCGGGCAGAGCAGGACCCCCGGGACCAGGCGGAGAGCCAGGACCAAAG GGCGACATGGGGAACCCTGGCTACCCAGGAGAGCCCGGAGACAAGGGGCCCGCG gGCAAAGGCGGAGCCCTGGGCCTGAAGGGAGAAACT GGCAGGAGAGGGGACAGCGGTGTGAAGGGGGCACCTGGACTGGGGGGACTCAAGGGTGACAAG GGAGAACGAGGACCCGAGGGAGGCCGGGGCTTTACAGGAGAAGACGGATCCAAGGGGGCAAAG GGGGACCTTGGCCTACCAGGACCGAGGGGGAAGTCGGGCCCCCAAGGGGACCCCGGAAACAAC GGCACCGCAGGACACCTGGGAGACGCCGGGCCGAGGGGGGACACCGGACCGCCGGGACCTAAG GGCGACCAAGGGAGAGACGGGTTCAACTACCCTGGGCCCAGAGGCCCCACG GGTGACCGGGGGGATCCAGGCAGGAGGGGGCCGAGGGGGAGCCGAGGAGACTGCGGAGCCAAGGGAGCCCAGGGAAACGCAGGAGGGCCGGGGGACCTG GGCGAGGATGGGACGCTGGGTCAGCCCGGGAGCAGAGGACACCGCGGGGACGCCGGCCCGGAC ggtgGAGTTGGACCAGCGGGGGACCCTGGACTCACT GAGTGCGACGTGATGAGCTACATCAGAGAGACGTGTGGCTGTTGTG ACTGTGAGAAGCGCTGCGGGGCCCTGGACATCGTGTTCGTCATCGACAGCTCCGAGAGCGTGGGGCTGGCCAACTTCACCCTGGAGAAGCACTtcgtcatcaacaccatcaaccggcTTGGCTCCATGGCCAGCGACCCCGCCTCGCTCACCG gCACCCGTGTGGGCGTGGTCCAGTACAGCCACAACGGGACCTTCGAGGTGATCCAGCTCAGCGACCCCCACATCGACTCCATGGGCGCCTTCAAGACGGCTGTAAAGAACCTGCAGTGGATCGCGGGCGGCACCTTCACGCCCTCCGCATTGAAGTACGCCTACGACCACCTGATCCGGGACGGGCGCCGCGCCGGGGCCAGGGTcaacgtggtggtggtgacggacgGCCGCTTCGACCCCCGGGACGACGACGCCCTGCTGCCCTCCCTGTGCGGCACGGCGGGGGTGGAGGTCAACGCCATCGGCGTGGGTGACATGTTCGGCCAGGTGGAAGATGACGAGATCCTGGGCTCCATCACCTGCAATCGCAAGGACCGCGTCACCGGGATGAGACGGTTCGCCGACCTGGTGGCCGACGACTTCCTGACCTCCATGGAAACCGTGCTCTGCCCtg ACCCTGTGACCGTGTGCCCAGACCTGCCCTGCCGATCAG AGTCGGACGTGGCCCGCTGCGCCATGCGGCCTGTGGACATCGTCTTCCTATTGGATGGCTCCGAGCGGCTAGGCGAGGACAACTTCCGGCAGGTGCGGGCGTTCCTACAGGAGGTGGCGGGCACCCTGACGCTGGCGAAGGGCAAGACGGACCGCATGCGGGCACGCATGGCCCTGGTCCAGTTCGGCCGCGATGCCGAGAACCACACCGCCTTCCGGCTCACGCACAACCCCGCCCTCATCTCCGACGGCGTGGCCCGCATGCCTTACCTGGAGACCGCCTCGAGCGTGACACCCGCCATCCTGCACGCCATCAACAATGTCCTGTCGAGCGGTGGCGTGCGCCAGAGCCGGCGCAACAGCGAACTGTCCTTCGTGTTCCTCACCGACGGCGTGACGGACACGCAGAACCTTGACGAGGCCTTGAGCGCCATGCGCCGTGCGCAGGTGGTCTCCACGGTGATCGCCACAGGGAGTGACGTGGACCAGGACGTCCTGGTGACCCTGGCCATGGGCGACCAGGAGGCCGTCTTCAAGCCCTCCGACCTCTCTGAGCCCGGCTTCTTCAGCCGCTTCATCCAGTGGATCTGCTGA
- the LOC132448212 gene encoding collagen alpha-2(VI) chain-like isoform X2, producing MMALILAFILLSLLKNALPQDLSERGPRRGDWPDPTLPPAPYPTPPPNKEVVDCPVRLFFTIDTSESISLQESPPGVLVDNIKEFTKLFAERLTDEEYQGGRVRLTWSVGGLHYSQRQVVFSHFSTRQSFIRSLSSISYLGRGTFTDCALGNMTSLMTRHAADQRAALFSVVITDGHVTGSPCGGMRSSAEKARDQGIRVFSVAASRTVDEAGLREIASPPAEVYRDGYIAVDLVDGRPRIMTDTIDRILKVMKHQAYLQCYKDSCLETPGSMGPKGYRGAKGNKGEGGHPGGKGEQGYQGDPGIEGPIGHPGSKGEIGLMGDRGEIGYTGAKGSGGAAGRNGTDGFKGKTGRIGTPGCQGGAGDKGSDGFPGDSGDSGPAGPPGVKGSTGRAGRAGPPGPGGEPGPKGDMGNPGYPGEPGDKGPAGKGGALGLKGETGRRGDSGVKGAPGLGGLKGDKGERGPEGGRGFTGEDGSKGAKGDLGLPGPRGKSGPQGDPGNNGTAGHLGDAGPRGDTGPPGPKGDQGRDGFNYPGPRGPTGDRGDPGRRGPRGSRGDCGAKGAQGNAGGPGDLGEDGTLGQPGSRGHRGDAGPDGGVGPAGDPGLTECDVMSYIRETCGCCDCEKRCGALDIVFVIDSSESVGLANFTLEKHFVINTINRLGSMASDPASLTGTRVGVVQYSHNGTFEVIQLSDPHIDSMGAFKTAVKNLQWIAGGTFTPSALKYAYDHLIRDGRRAGARVNVVVVTDGRFDPRDDDALLPSLCGTAGVEVNAIGVGDMFGQVEDDEILGSITCNRKDRVTGMRRFADLVADDFLTSMETVLCPDPVTVCPDLPCRSESDVARCAMRPVDIVFLLDGSERLGEDNFRQVRAFLQEVAGTLTLAKGKTDRMRARMALVQFGRDAENHTAFRLTHNPALISDGVARMPYLETASSVTPAILHAINNVLSSGGVRQSRRNSELSFVFLTDGVTDTQNLDEALSAMRRAQVVSTVIATGSDVDQDVLVTLAMGDQEAVFKPSDLSEPGFFSRFIQWIC from the exons ATGATGGCTCTTATTTTAGCGTTTATCCTTTTGAGCCTTCTGAAAAATGCACTTCCACAAGATCTGAGCGAGCGAGGACCGAGACGAGGGGACTGGCCCGACCCGACCCTCCCTCCCGCACCATACCCGACCCCTCCGCCCAATAAAG AGGTGGTGGACTGCCCCGTGCGGCTTTTCTTCACCATCGACACGTCGGAAAGCATCTCCCTGCAGGAGTCGCCCCCCGGGGTGCTGGTGGACAACATCAAGGAGTTCACCAAGCTGTTCGCCGAGCGGCTGACCGACGAGGAGTACCAGGGGGGCCGTGTGCGCCTCACCTGGTCGGTGGGTGGGCTGCACTACTCCCAGAGGCAGGTGGTGTTCAGCCACTTCTCCACCCGGCAGAGCTTCATCCGCAGCCTGAGCAGCATCAGCTACCTGGGCCGGGGCACCTTCACCGACTGCGCCCTGGGCAACATGACCTCGCTGATGACGCGCCACGCCGCGGACCAGAGGGCCGCGCTCTTCTCCGTGGTCATTACCGACGGCCATGTCACCGGGAGCCCGTGCGGCGGCATGAGGAGCAGCGCGGAGAAGGCCCGTGACCAAGGCATCAGGGTGTTCTCGGTGGCAGCCTCGCGGACGGTGGACGAGGCGGGGCTGAGGGAGATCGCCAGCCCCCCCGCTGAGGTGTACCGCGACGGCTACATCGCCGTGGACCTGGTGGACGGCCGGCCCCGCATCATGACCGACACCATCGACCGCATCCTCAAAGTCATG AAACACCAAGCGTATCTGCAG TGCTACAAGGACTCCTGCCTGGAGACGCCTGGCAGCATGGGGCCAAAGGGGTACCGAGGTGCAAAG GGGAACAAGGGAGAAGGGGGTCACCCCGGTGGTAAAGGGGAGCAGGGCTATCAG GGCGATCCTGGAATCGAAGGACCAATTGGTCATCCTGGCTCCAAG GGAGAGATCGGGCTGATGGGAGACAGG GGTGAGATTGGATACACAGGAGCAAAG GGTTCTGGTGGAGCGGCTGGCAGGAATGGGACTGATGGATTCAAA GGCAAGACCGGGCGCATCGGAACCCCTGGCTGCCAGGGAGGGGCCGGGGATAAG GGATCTGATGGTTTCCCTGGTGACTCGGGGGACTCTGGACCTGCAGGCCCACCAGGAGTGAAG GGATCGACAGGCCGAGCGGGCAGAGCAGGACCCCCGGGACCAGGCGGAGAGCCAGGACCAAAG GGCGACATGGGGAACCCTGGCTACCCAGGAGAGCCCGGAGACAAGGGGCCCGCG gGCAAAGGCGGAGCCCTGGGCCTGAAGGGAGAAACT GGCAGGAGAGGGGACAGCGGTGTGAAGGGGGCACCTGGACTGGGGGGACTCAAGGGTGACAAG GGAGAACGAGGACCCGAGGGAGGCCGGGGCTTTACAGGAGAAGACGGATCCAAGGGGGCAAAG GGGGACCTTGGCCTACCAGGACCGAGGGGGAAGTCGGGCCCCCAAGGGGACCCCGGAAACAAC GGCACCGCAGGACACCTGGGAGACGCCGGGCCGAGGGGGGACACCGGACCGCCGGGACCTAAG GGCGACCAAGGGAGAGACGGGTTCAACTACCCTGGGCCCAGAGGCCCCACG GGTGACCGGGGGGATCCAGGCAGGAGGGGGCCGAGGGGGAGCCGAGGAGACTGCGGAGCCAAGGGAGCCCAGGGAAACGCAGGAGGGCCGGGGGACCTG GGCGAGGATGGGACGCTGGGTCAGCCCGGGAGCAGAGGACACCGCGGGGACGCCGGCCCGGAC ggtgGAGTTGGACCAGCGGGGGACCCTGGACTCACT GAGTGCGACGTGATGAGCTACATCAGAGAGACGTGTGGCTGTTGTG ACTGTGAGAAGCGCTGCGGGGCCCTGGACATCGTGTTCGTCATCGACAGCTCCGAGAGCGTGGGGCTGGCCAACTTCACCCTGGAGAAGCACTtcgtcatcaacaccatcaaccggcTTGGCTCCATGGCCAGCGACCCCGCCTCGCTCACCG gCACCCGTGTGGGCGTGGTCCAGTACAGCCACAACGGGACCTTCGAGGTGATCCAGCTCAGCGACCCCCACATCGACTCCATGGGCGCCTTCAAGACGGCTGTAAAGAACCTGCAGTGGATCGCGGGCGGCACCTTCACGCCCTCCGCATTGAAGTACGCCTACGACCACCTGATCCGGGACGGGCGCCGCGCCGGGGCCAGGGTcaacgtggtggtggtgacggacgGCCGCTTCGACCCCCGGGACGACGACGCCCTGCTGCCCTCCCTGTGCGGCACGGCGGGGGTGGAGGTCAACGCCATCGGCGTGGGTGACATGTTCGGCCAGGTGGAAGATGACGAGATCCTGGGCTCCATCACCTGCAATCGCAAGGACCGCGTCACCGGGATGAGACGGTTCGCCGACCTGGTGGCCGACGACTTCCTGACCTCCATGGAAACCGTGCTCTGCCCtg ACCCTGTGACCGTGTGCCCAGACCTGCCCTGCCGATCAG AGTCGGACGTGGCCCGCTGCGCCATGCGGCCTGTGGACATCGTCTTCCTATTGGATGGCTCCGAGCGGCTAGGCGAGGACAACTTCCGGCAGGTGCGGGCGTTCCTACAGGAGGTGGCGGGCACCCTGACGCTGGCGAAGGGCAAGACGGACCGCATGCGGGCACGCATGGCCCTGGTCCAGTTCGGCCGCGATGCCGAGAACCACACCGCCTTCCGGCTCACGCACAACCCCGCCCTCATCTCCGACGGCGTGGCCCGCATGCCTTACCTGGAGACCGCCTCGAGCGTGACACCCGCCATCCTGCACGCCATCAACAATGTCCTGTCGAGCGGTGGCGTGCGCCAGAGCCGGCGCAACAGCGAACTGTCCTTCGTGTTCCTCACCGACGGCGTGACGGACACGCAGAACCTTGACGAGGCCTTGAGCGCCATGCGCCGTGCGCAGGTGGTCTCCACGGTGATCGCCACAGGGAGTGACGTGGACCAGGACGTCCTGGTGACCCTGGCCATGGGCGACCAGGAGGCCGTCTTCAAGCCCTCCGACCTCTCTGAGCCCGGCTTCTTCAGCCGCTTCATCCAGTGGATCTGCTGA